One region of Tachysurus vachellii isolate PV-2020 chromosome 11, HZAU_Pvac_v1, whole genome shotgun sequence genomic DNA includes:
- the dnmt3ba gene encoding DNA (cytosine-5-)-methyltransferase 3 beta, duplicate a isoform X2 produces MATIVNPEQDALQDKSSRYELLAWLNKTLQTKFTKMEEICSGACFCQLMDWLFPGSIDINKVRFQCQEEADFRHNYSLLQTGFKIMGVTKSIQVEELITGKFRPNFTFLKWFRKFFQANLTGQVYDPLKARNGQEFATAQPNLQSPHRSKLSTNFNTSGKVKEDPDSDVDVTEMKSITYDPNWQETFRWIKPSTLGDIYAYCTICDLNITVLNSGLLDLKHHQQCKNHKKQELKTFRNGNQVKNFTCSELMMRFIQKHCLPSHTKISQHTARHVLGLHYPKDISSAAKKVPYCVYLYGKVALDKESDEENYSCVVLLGFFDEKAAKHCIRILDIFQCVDSEDAIAESLQDIMGKFELSMNNMAAFYVDDQDELSGKVSLKLKKLYPKAVALGGLYRLSDAACNVGVKAFSEVQQLIVNIYEHCSTHCTKNENIKGLFAGVWCLDGSVHTLSQNSKNLCTLINKLLEIWKDLISYFTSCSENDVKAKHICSQLEDPKLKITFMFLDHAFGPLKVFNERLERREGFARADLVQILREASGLLRSYASTFLQPQAVVRFLKERDAAILENPKLQLPSNELSFAADTLEKFMSEIEPELTDFLDTFQDACLAFYKAITACIAQGLPLSDGILRSMSQLLCPEGRLKITSKGVIELGEQFGLSANPELSAQLRDEFLEYQLREEENSEDSGENGHAEGQSDCFTNSSLEHHWSSVLKTTAKTSVFRKLVLSLLALPCPPLEAGKVFAQAVENGDISKLDGHVADSDSDSLHSSSEVSSTKKSSVRTERKKRTSVLKINNDDDQVFTEDDVVWTKENSIRGIYGWESSLRQKPQARSLFQSGSDTWAKPQSLQLNKKEEATKNNTGQAVSSITKPSPKPGKRFQMYKDGKGFSVGQLVWGKVKGFSWWPGLVVAWKTKTSPKFMRRVEWFGDGMYSEIYTERLLPFGAFAKCFCSKSFASLPTYKDAIYQVLELAGERCSKTFASSGNKEGEIKAMLDWAFRGFQPTGPDGFSPQDNYDSSVNQKAELSDSSIYDYQPPAKRKYVYKARPSTTQEYTREQMVHEVSEKGKKIEDFCLSCGTANVEIFHPLFEGSLCLKCKENFTETLFRYDEDGYQSYCTICCAGQEVILCGNASCCRCYCKDCLNVLVGPETFDKLTEVDPWSCYICLPPNKYGVLKLRQDWSVRVQEFFANNSAFEFEPHRVYPSIPAHQRRPIKVLSLFDGIATGYLVLKDLGFKVERYIASEICEDSIAVGMVKHEGKIEYVNDVRTITRKHLAEWGPFDLLIGGSPCNDLSMVNPARKGLFEGTGRLFFEYYRMLTMMRPKEVDDRPFFWLFENVVAMSAHDKADICRFLECNPILIDAVKVSPAHRARYFWGNLPGMNRPLSISLSDRVELQDCLEVGRVAQFNKVRTITTKSNSIKQGKMGPLPVTMNGKEDYLWCTEMESVFGFPKHYTDVNNMGRGQRQKVLGRSWSVPVIRHLFAPLKDYFACES; encoded by the exons atggcCACCATTGTTAACCCGGAACAAGATGCACTTCAGGACAAGTCTAGCCGTTATGAACTCCTGGCCTGGCTTAACAAAACACTTCAAACTAAGTTTACTAAAATGGAAGAAATATGCTCAg GGGCATGTTTTTGCCAGCTGATGGATTGGCTATTTCCAGGGTCGATTGACATAAACAAAGTCAGGTTTCAGTGTCAGGAGGAGGCAGACTTTCGCCACAACTATAGTCTTTTGCAGACAGGATTCAAAATAATGGGTGTCACAAAA TCTATACAAGTGGAAGAGCTCATAACAGGGAAATTCAGGCCTAATTTTACTTTTCTAAAGTGGTTTCGGAAGTTTTTCCAAGCTAACTTGACTGGACAGGTATATGACCCCCTGAAGGCACGTAATGGACAAGAGTTTGCAACTGCACAACCCAATCTTCAGTCTCCCCATAGATCAAAATTATCAACAAACTTCAATACCTCCG GAAAAGTGAAGGAGGATCCTGACTCAGATGTGGATGTCACTGAAATGAAGTCAATTACTTATGACCCCAACTGGCAAGAAACCTTCAGATGGATCAAACCCAGCACTCTGGGGGATATCTATGCATACTGTACAATCTGTGACTTAAATATTACTGTTTTAAACTCAGGACTGCTTGATTTAAAACACCACCAGCAgtgtaaaaatcacaaaaagcAAGAGCTAAAAACATTCAGAAATGGAAACCAGGTGAAAAATTTCACATGTAGTGAACTCATGATGCGCTTTATTCAAAAGCACTGTCTGCCTTCTCACACTAAGATTTCCCAGCATACTGCCAGGCATGTTCTTGGATTACACTATCCAAAAGACATTTCTTCTGCTGCTAAGAAGGTCCCTTACTGTGTCTACCTTTATGGAAAGGTGGCACTAGATAAAGAGAGTGACGAAGAGAACTACAGCTGTGTAGTTCTTCTGGGGTTCTTTGATGAAAAGGCTGCAAAACATTGCATTAGGATTCTTGATATTTTTCAGTGTGTAGACTCTGAGGATGCTATTGCCGAGTCTTTGCAGGATATTATGGGAAAATTTGAGTTATCTATGAACAACATGGCAGCTTTCTATGTTGATGACCAAGATGAGCTGTCTGGGAAGGTTTCCCTGAAACTGAAGAAGCTTTATCCAAAAGCGGTTGCTCTTGGTGGTCTTTATCGCTTGTCAGATGCAGCCTGCAATGTGGGAGTAAAGGCTTTTTCTGAGGTTCAACAGCTTATCGTTAACATTTATGAACATTGTTCTACTCATTGCACTAAAAATGAGAATATCAAGGGATTATTTGCTGGTGTTTGGTGCCTTGATGGCTCTGTCCATACTCTCTCCCAGAACAGCAAAAATCTTTGTACCCTAATAAACAAGTTGCTTGAAATATGGAAAGACTTGATCTCATACTTCACTTCCTGCAGTGAGAATGATGTCAAAGCCAAACACATTTGCTCTCAGTTGGAGGATCCCAAACTCAAGATCACCTTTATGTTCTTAGACCATGCTTTTGGACCACTTAAAGTGTTTAATGAACGTCTGGAAAGGCGTGAAGGTTTTGCTCGTGCAGACCTTGTTCAGATCCTGAGGGAAGCAAGTGGCCTACTTCGCTCCTATGCATCAACGTTTCTCCAACCTCAGGCTGTGGTACGTTTTCTGAAGGAACGAGACGCAGCCATTCTTGAGAACCCAAAGCTTCAGCTTCCTAGCAATGAACTGAGCTTTGCTGCGGACACATTAGAGAAATTTATGTCTGAAATAGAACCAGAGCTTACTGACTTTCTAGATACATTTCAGGATGCCTGTTTGGCTTTTTATAAGGCAATTACAGCTTGCATTGCTCAGGGGTTGCCTTTGAGTGATGGTATCCTGAGGAGTATGTCTCAACTTCTGTGCCCAGAGGGACGGTTAAAGATTACAAGCAAAGGTGTCATAGAGCTTGGTGAACAGTTTGGCCTCTCAGCCAACCCTGAGTTATCTGCCCAGCTCAGAGATGAGTTTTTAGAGTACCAGCTCAGAGAGGAAGAAAATAGTGAAGACAGTGGTGAGAATGGACATGCAGAAGGCCAATCAGATTGCTTTACTAATTCTTCATTGGAGCATCATTGGAGCTCTGTCCTCAAGACCACTGCAAAAACATCTGTCTTCAGAAAACTTGTCCTTAGTTTGTTAGCTTTGCCCTGTCCACCACTTGAAGCTGGGAAAGTCTTTGCTCAG GCAGTGGAGAATGGGGACATAAGCAAATTAGATGGTCATGTGGCGGACAGTGACTCTGATAGCCTCCATTCATCCTCAGAGGTCTCCAGCACGAAGAAATCATCTGTCAGAACCGAGAGGAAAAAGAGGACATCAG tgtTGAAAATAAACAATGATGACGATCAAGTCTTTACTGAAGATGATGTAGTCTGGACCAAGGAg AACTCCATTAGGGGGATTTACGGTTGGGAAAGCAGTTTGCGACAGAAGCCGCAGGcacgctctctctttcagtctggGTCAGACACTTGGGCCAAACCACAGAGCCTACAATTGAACAAAAAGGAAGAGGCG ACAAAAAACAATACAGGACAAGCTGTATCAAGCATCACGAAACCAAGTCCCAAGCCTGGAAAGAGATTTCAAATGTACAAG GATGGAAAGGGTTTTAGCGTTGGACAGCTGGTATGGGGGAAGGTGAAGGGTTTCTCATGGTGGCCTGGTCTTGTGGTTGCCTGGAAGACAAAGACATCTCCCAAATTTATGAGACGGGTGGAATGGTTTGGAGATGGCATGTATTCAGAG ATTTACACAGAGAGGCTTTTGCCTTTTGGAGCATTTGCAAAGTGCTTCTGTAGCAAATCTTTTGCTAGTCTGCCCACTTACAAAGATGCCATTTACCAAGTTCTTGAG TTGGCAGGTGAGCGTTGTTCAAAGACCTTTGCATCCTCAGGGAACAAAGAGGGAGAGATAAAGGCTATGCTGGACTGGGCTTTTAGGGGATTTCAACCCACAGGCCCTGATGGATTTTCACCTCAAGACAATTATG ATTCATCTGTCAACCAAAAGGCTGAATTGTCAGACTCCTCTATATATGATTATCAACCTCCAGCCaaaagaaaatatgtttatAAAGCCAGACCTTCCACAACTCAGGAGTACACAAGAG AGCAAATGGTTCATGAAGTTtcagaaaaagggaaaaagattGAAG ATTTCTGCCTTTCATGTGGTACTGCAAACGTGGAGATATTCCATCCACTCTTTGAAGGGAGCCTTTGTTTAAAATGCAAG GAGAATTTTACAGAGACTTTATTTAGGTATGATGAAGATGGATATCAGTCTTACTGCACTATCTGCTGTGCTGGACAGGAGGTCATTCTGTGTGGCAATGCCAGCTGCTGCAG GTGTTATTGTAAAGACTGTCTTAATGTGCTGGTTGGACCAGAGACATTTGATAAGTTGACAGAAGTAGATCCATGGAGCTGCTATATTTGTCTGCCCCCTAACAAATATGGTGTGCTGAAGCTAAGACAAGACTGGAGTGTGCGTGTACAGGAGTTCTTCGCCAATAACAGTGCTTTTGAATTT GAACCACACAGAGTTTACCCCTCAATTCCCGCTCACCAGCGCCGGCCTATAAAGGTTTTATCCCTCTTTGATGGAATTGCCACAG gcTACCTTGTTCTAAAAGATCTAGGGTTTAAGGTGGAGCGTTACATTGCTTCTGAGATCTGTGAGGACTCTATTGCTGTAGGTATGGTCAAGCATGAAGGAAAGATTGAATATGTCAATGACGTGCGAACCATCACTAGGAAACAT CTGGCAGAATGGGGACCATTTGACCTTCTGATTGGTGGCAGTCCCTGTAATGATCTGTCCATGGTGAATCCAGCCAGAAAAGGACTTTTTG AGGGCACAGGCAGACTGTTCTTTGAGTACTACCGTATGCTAACTATGATGAGGCCCAAAGAAGTCGATGACCGCCCGTTCTTCTGGCTTTTTGAGAATGTGGTGGCCATGAGCGCACATGATAAAGCTGACATTTGTCGATTCTTGGAG TGTAATCCGATCCTGATTGATGCTGTGAAAGTGAGTCCTGCCCACAGAGCTCGCTACTTCTGGGGCAATCTACCTGGAATGAACAG ACCACTGTCCATATCACTTAGCGACAGAGTAGAGCTTCAGGACTGCCTGGAAGTCGGTCGAGTTGCTCAG TTTAATAAAGTCCGTACCATCACAACAAAATCTAATTCGATTAAGCAAGGGAAAATGGGGCCTCTTCCTGTTACCATGAATGGAAAGGAGGATTACCTTTGGTGTACAGAGATGGAAAG TGTATTTGGCTTCCCTAAGCATTACACTGATGTGAATAACATGGGTCGAGGCCAGAGGCAGAAAGTTCTGGGACGTTCTTGGAGTGTTCCTGTGATTCGTCACTTATTTGCACCACTGAAGGATTACTTTGCATGCGAATCTTAG
- the dnmt3ba gene encoding DNA (cytosine-5-)-methyltransferase 3 beta, duplicate a isoform X3 produces the protein MATIVNPEQDALQDKSSRYELLAWLNKTLQTKFTKMEEICSGACFCQLMDWLFPGSIDINKVRFQCQEEADFRHNYSLLQTGFKIMGVTKSIQVEELITGKFRPNFTFLKWFRKFFQANLTGQVYDPLKARNGQEFATAQPNLQSPHRSKLSTNFNTSGKVKEDPDSDVDVTEMKSITYDPNWQETFRWIKPSTLGDIYAYCTICDLNITVLNSGLLDLKHHQQCKNHKKQELKTFRNGNQVKNFTCSELMMRFIQKHCLPSHTKISQHTARHVLGLHYPKDISSAAKKVPYCVYLYGKVALDKESDEENYSCVVLLGFFDEKAAKHCIRILDIFQCVDSEDAIAESLQDIMGKFELSMNNMAAFYVDDQDELSGKVSLKLKKLYPKAVALGGLYRLSDAACNVGVKAFSEVQQLIVNIYEHCSTHCTKNENIKGLFAGVWCLDGSVHTLSQNSKNLCTLINKLLEIWKDLISYFTSCSENDVKAKHICSQLEDPKLKITFMFLDHAFGPLKVFNERLERREGFARADLVQILREASGLLRSYASTFLQPQAVVRFLKERDAAILENPKLQLPSNELSFAADTLEKFMSEIEPELTDFLDTFQDACLAFYKAITACIAQGLPLSDGILRSMSQLLCPEGRLKITSKGVIELGEQFGLSANPELSAQLRDEFLEYQLREEENSEDSGENGHAEGQSDCFTNSSLEHHWSSVLKTTAKTSVFRKLVLSLLALPCPPLEAGKVFAQAVENGDISKLDGHVADSDSDSLHSSSEVSSTKKSSVRTERKKRTSEMSDHSVSVKPCTVRLQKITNKTVLKINNDDDQVFTEDDVVWTKETKNNTGQAVSSITKPSPKPGKRFQMYKDGKGFSVGQLVWGKVKGFSWWPGLVVAWKTKTSPKFMRRVEWFGDGMYSEIYTERLLPFGAFAKCFCSKSFASLPTYKDAIYQVLELAGERCSKTFASSGNKEGEIKAMLDWAFRGFQPTGPDGFSPQDNYDSSVNQKAELSDSSIYDYQPPAKRKYVYKARPSTTQEYTREQMVHEVSEKGKKIEDFCLSCGTANVEIFHPLFEGSLCLKCKENFTETLFRYDEDGYQSYCTICCAGQEVILCGNASCCRCYCKDCLNVLVGPETFDKLTEVDPWSCYICLPPNKYGVLKLRQDWSVRVQEFFANNSAFEFEPHRVYPSIPAHQRRPIKVLSLFDGIATGYLVLKDLGFKVERYIASEICEDSIAVGMVKHEGKIEYVNDVRTITRKHLAEWGPFDLLIGGSPCNDLSMVNPARKGLFEGTGRLFFEYYRMLTMMRPKEVDDRPFFWLFENVVAMSAHDKADICRFLECNPILIDAVKVSPAHRARYFWGNLPGMNRPLSISLSDRVELQDCLEVGRVAQFNKVRTITTKSNSIKQGKMGPLPVTMNGKEDYLWCTEMESVFGFPKHYTDVNNMGRGQRQKVLGRSWSVPVIRHLFAPLKDYFACES, from the exons atggcCACCATTGTTAACCCGGAACAAGATGCACTTCAGGACAAGTCTAGCCGTTATGAACTCCTGGCCTGGCTTAACAAAACACTTCAAACTAAGTTTACTAAAATGGAAGAAATATGCTCAg GGGCATGTTTTTGCCAGCTGATGGATTGGCTATTTCCAGGGTCGATTGACATAAACAAAGTCAGGTTTCAGTGTCAGGAGGAGGCAGACTTTCGCCACAACTATAGTCTTTTGCAGACAGGATTCAAAATAATGGGTGTCACAAAA TCTATACAAGTGGAAGAGCTCATAACAGGGAAATTCAGGCCTAATTTTACTTTTCTAAAGTGGTTTCGGAAGTTTTTCCAAGCTAACTTGACTGGACAGGTATATGACCCCCTGAAGGCACGTAATGGACAAGAGTTTGCAACTGCACAACCCAATCTTCAGTCTCCCCATAGATCAAAATTATCAACAAACTTCAATACCTCCG GAAAAGTGAAGGAGGATCCTGACTCAGATGTGGATGTCACTGAAATGAAGTCAATTACTTATGACCCCAACTGGCAAGAAACCTTCAGATGGATCAAACCCAGCACTCTGGGGGATATCTATGCATACTGTACAATCTGTGACTTAAATATTACTGTTTTAAACTCAGGACTGCTTGATTTAAAACACCACCAGCAgtgtaaaaatcacaaaaagcAAGAGCTAAAAACATTCAGAAATGGAAACCAGGTGAAAAATTTCACATGTAGTGAACTCATGATGCGCTTTATTCAAAAGCACTGTCTGCCTTCTCACACTAAGATTTCCCAGCATACTGCCAGGCATGTTCTTGGATTACACTATCCAAAAGACATTTCTTCTGCTGCTAAGAAGGTCCCTTACTGTGTCTACCTTTATGGAAAGGTGGCACTAGATAAAGAGAGTGACGAAGAGAACTACAGCTGTGTAGTTCTTCTGGGGTTCTTTGATGAAAAGGCTGCAAAACATTGCATTAGGATTCTTGATATTTTTCAGTGTGTAGACTCTGAGGATGCTATTGCCGAGTCTTTGCAGGATATTATGGGAAAATTTGAGTTATCTATGAACAACATGGCAGCTTTCTATGTTGATGACCAAGATGAGCTGTCTGGGAAGGTTTCCCTGAAACTGAAGAAGCTTTATCCAAAAGCGGTTGCTCTTGGTGGTCTTTATCGCTTGTCAGATGCAGCCTGCAATGTGGGAGTAAAGGCTTTTTCTGAGGTTCAACAGCTTATCGTTAACATTTATGAACATTGTTCTACTCATTGCACTAAAAATGAGAATATCAAGGGATTATTTGCTGGTGTTTGGTGCCTTGATGGCTCTGTCCATACTCTCTCCCAGAACAGCAAAAATCTTTGTACCCTAATAAACAAGTTGCTTGAAATATGGAAAGACTTGATCTCATACTTCACTTCCTGCAGTGAGAATGATGTCAAAGCCAAACACATTTGCTCTCAGTTGGAGGATCCCAAACTCAAGATCACCTTTATGTTCTTAGACCATGCTTTTGGACCACTTAAAGTGTTTAATGAACGTCTGGAAAGGCGTGAAGGTTTTGCTCGTGCAGACCTTGTTCAGATCCTGAGGGAAGCAAGTGGCCTACTTCGCTCCTATGCATCAACGTTTCTCCAACCTCAGGCTGTGGTACGTTTTCTGAAGGAACGAGACGCAGCCATTCTTGAGAACCCAAAGCTTCAGCTTCCTAGCAATGAACTGAGCTTTGCTGCGGACACATTAGAGAAATTTATGTCTGAAATAGAACCAGAGCTTACTGACTTTCTAGATACATTTCAGGATGCCTGTTTGGCTTTTTATAAGGCAATTACAGCTTGCATTGCTCAGGGGTTGCCTTTGAGTGATGGTATCCTGAGGAGTATGTCTCAACTTCTGTGCCCAGAGGGACGGTTAAAGATTACAAGCAAAGGTGTCATAGAGCTTGGTGAACAGTTTGGCCTCTCAGCCAACCCTGAGTTATCTGCCCAGCTCAGAGATGAGTTTTTAGAGTACCAGCTCAGAGAGGAAGAAAATAGTGAAGACAGTGGTGAGAATGGACATGCAGAAGGCCAATCAGATTGCTTTACTAATTCTTCATTGGAGCATCATTGGAGCTCTGTCCTCAAGACCACTGCAAAAACATCTGTCTTCAGAAAACTTGTCCTTAGTTTGTTAGCTTTGCCCTGTCCACCACTTGAAGCTGGGAAAGTCTTTGCTCAG GCAGTGGAGAATGGGGACATAAGCAAATTAGATGGTCATGTGGCGGACAGTGACTCTGATAGCCTCCATTCATCCTCAGAGGTCTCCAGCACGAAGAAATCATCTGTCAGAACCGAGAGGAAAAAGAGGACATCAG AGATGAGTGACcattcagtctcagtgaagcCATGCACGGTGCGACTGCAGAAGATAACCAATAAGACAG tgtTGAAAATAAACAATGATGACGATCAAGTCTTTACTGAAGATGATGTAGTCTGGACCAAGGAg ACAAAAAACAATACAGGACAAGCTGTATCAAGCATCACGAAACCAAGTCCCAAGCCTGGAAAGAGATTTCAAATGTACAAG GATGGAAAGGGTTTTAGCGTTGGACAGCTGGTATGGGGGAAGGTGAAGGGTTTCTCATGGTGGCCTGGTCTTGTGGTTGCCTGGAAGACAAAGACATCTCCCAAATTTATGAGACGGGTGGAATGGTTTGGAGATGGCATGTATTCAGAG ATTTACACAGAGAGGCTTTTGCCTTTTGGAGCATTTGCAAAGTGCTTCTGTAGCAAATCTTTTGCTAGTCTGCCCACTTACAAAGATGCCATTTACCAAGTTCTTGAG TTGGCAGGTGAGCGTTGTTCAAAGACCTTTGCATCCTCAGGGAACAAAGAGGGAGAGATAAAGGCTATGCTGGACTGGGCTTTTAGGGGATTTCAACCCACAGGCCCTGATGGATTTTCACCTCAAGACAATTATG ATTCATCTGTCAACCAAAAGGCTGAATTGTCAGACTCCTCTATATATGATTATCAACCTCCAGCCaaaagaaaatatgtttatAAAGCCAGACCTTCCACAACTCAGGAGTACACAAGAG AGCAAATGGTTCATGAAGTTtcagaaaaagggaaaaagattGAAG ATTTCTGCCTTTCATGTGGTACTGCAAACGTGGAGATATTCCATCCACTCTTTGAAGGGAGCCTTTGTTTAAAATGCAAG GAGAATTTTACAGAGACTTTATTTAGGTATGATGAAGATGGATATCAGTCTTACTGCACTATCTGCTGTGCTGGACAGGAGGTCATTCTGTGTGGCAATGCCAGCTGCTGCAG GTGTTATTGTAAAGACTGTCTTAATGTGCTGGTTGGACCAGAGACATTTGATAAGTTGACAGAAGTAGATCCATGGAGCTGCTATATTTGTCTGCCCCCTAACAAATATGGTGTGCTGAAGCTAAGACAAGACTGGAGTGTGCGTGTACAGGAGTTCTTCGCCAATAACAGTGCTTTTGAATTT GAACCACACAGAGTTTACCCCTCAATTCCCGCTCACCAGCGCCGGCCTATAAAGGTTTTATCCCTCTTTGATGGAATTGCCACAG gcTACCTTGTTCTAAAAGATCTAGGGTTTAAGGTGGAGCGTTACATTGCTTCTGAGATCTGTGAGGACTCTATTGCTGTAGGTATGGTCAAGCATGAAGGAAAGATTGAATATGTCAATGACGTGCGAACCATCACTAGGAAACAT CTGGCAGAATGGGGACCATTTGACCTTCTGATTGGTGGCAGTCCCTGTAATGATCTGTCCATGGTGAATCCAGCCAGAAAAGGACTTTTTG AGGGCACAGGCAGACTGTTCTTTGAGTACTACCGTATGCTAACTATGATGAGGCCCAAAGAAGTCGATGACCGCCCGTTCTTCTGGCTTTTTGAGAATGTGGTGGCCATGAGCGCACATGATAAAGCTGACATTTGTCGATTCTTGGAG TGTAATCCGATCCTGATTGATGCTGTGAAAGTGAGTCCTGCCCACAGAGCTCGCTACTTCTGGGGCAATCTACCTGGAATGAACAG ACCACTGTCCATATCACTTAGCGACAGAGTAGAGCTTCAGGACTGCCTGGAAGTCGGTCGAGTTGCTCAG TTTAATAAAGTCCGTACCATCACAACAAAATCTAATTCGATTAAGCAAGGGAAAATGGGGCCTCTTCCTGTTACCATGAATGGAAAGGAGGATTACCTTTGGTGTACAGAGATGGAAAG TGTATTTGGCTTCCCTAAGCATTACACTGATGTGAATAACATGGGTCGAGGCCAGAGGCAGAAAGTTCTGGGACGTTCTTGGAGTGTTCCTGTGATTCGTCACTTATTTGCACCACTGAAGGATTACTTTGCATGCGAATCTTAG